In a single window of the Streptomyces sp. NBC_00285 genome:
- a CDS encoding MFS transporter: MPTPPSASPWRTADFRTLFAASTLSQLGTNVSYVAVPLTAVVALDADPGEVGALATLSTLAFLLIGLPAGAWVDRMRQRTVLVGADLARAALFASVPLAWWADTLSLGQLYAVVLLSGCATVFFDVGSQSFLPRLVDRAALVPANTAMVGLQAVGTIAGRSVGGALVQMLTAPVAVLCASLTYFASAVQLAFLRREAAAPGPAGGTPLRAQIAEGLRHVFGNPELRALALTAALTNLGMQTVNTMLPILFVRELRLPAAALGVFWAVGGVGLLIGARCARPLAARLGYGRTLGLVGAVLAPAALLVPLIDRGPWLWLAGAGWVLALFKTGTDNVLGVSLRQHMTPDDLLGRMNATFRFVLTGSLAIGAALSGLVGELAGVRVTLWLGGTLIAVAFLPVFLSPVRSRRGLPAQRTAPPVAAPAPK; this comes from the coding sequence GTGCCGACACCCCCTTCCGCGTCGCCGTGGCGTACCGCAGACTTTCGCACCCTGTTCGCCGCCAGCACGCTCAGCCAGCTCGGGACGAACGTCAGCTATGTCGCCGTACCCCTGACCGCCGTCGTGGCCCTGGACGCCGACCCGGGCGAGGTCGGCGCCCTGGCCACGCTCAGCACCCTGGCGTTCCTGCTGATCGGGCTGCCCGCGGGGGCCTGGGTGGACCGGATGCGGCAGCGCACGGTGCTGGTCGGGGCGGATCTGGCCCGCGCGGCCCTGTTCGCCTCCGTCCCGCTCGCCTGGTGGGCGGACACGCTCAGCCTCGGCCAGCTGTACGCGGTCGTCCTCCTGAGCGGCTGCGCGACCGTGTTCTTCGACGTCGGTTCACAGAGCTTCCTGCCCCGGCTCGTGGACCGTGCGGCCCTGGTGCCCGCGAACACCGCCATGGTCGGACTCCAGGCGGTCGGCACCATCGCCGGACGCAGCGTGGGCGGCGCCCTGGTGCAGATGCTCACCGCCCCCGTCGCCGTCCTCTGCGCGTCGCTCACCTACTTCGCCTCGGCCGTCCAACTCGCCTTTCTCCGCCGTGAGGCCGCCGCACCCGGCCCCGCGGGCGGCACACCCTTGCGGGCCCAGATCGCCGAAGGGCTACGCCACGTCTTCGGCAACCCGGAACTGCGCGCCCTCGCGCTCACTGCCGCCCTCACCAACCTGGGCATGCAGACCGTCAACACCATGCTCCCGATCCTGTTCGTGCGCGAACTGCGTCTGCCCGCAGCCGCGTTGGGCGTCTTCTGGGCGGTCGGCGGGGTCGGTCTGCTCATCGGCGCCCGCTGCGCCCGCCCGCTCGCCGCGCGACTGGGGTACGGCCGTACGCTCGGCCTGGTCGGCGCCGTACTGGCACCCGCCGCGCTGCTCGTGCCGCTGATCGACCGGGGCCCCTGGTTGTGGCTCGCGGGCGCGGGCTGGGTGCTGGCCCTCTTCAAGACCGGCACGGACAACGTCCTGGGCGTGAGCCTGCGCCAGCACATGACCCCCGACGACCTGCTCGGCCGAATGAACGCCACGTTCCGGTTCGTGCTGACCGGGTCCCTCGCGATCGGTGCCGCGCTGTCCGGCCTGGTCGGTGAGCTGGCGGGAGTGCGCGTGACGCTGTGGCTGGGCGGGACCCTGATCGCCGTGGCCTTCCTGCCGGTGTTCCTCTCGCCCGTCCGCTCACGGCGCGGTCTCCCGGCCCAGCGGACGGCACCGCCCGTGGCGGCCCCGGCACCGAAGTGA
- a CDS encoding TetR/AcrR family transcriptional regulator, translating to MTGRLRAPTGRYGGKTAAERQAERRRRFLDAALQLFGDTPGYRATTVAALSEAAGLSTRQFYEEFRTLEDVLAALHLEVNDWATAAVLEAVAGGDHLPLAERAAAIFRAYAANVTADRCRVRITFVEIIGVSPRLEEQRLARRAHWVDLVCAEAQRAVARGEAAPRDFRLAATAFIGSVNGLLHDWNAGWVDATLEEVVEELVRQLLGILQPPGWTAPPAQGSA from the coding sequence GTGACGGGCAGGCTCAGGGCCCCGACCGGTCGCTACGGCGGCAAGACCGCCGCGGAGCGGCAGGCCGAGCGGCGGCGGCGTTTCCTGGACGCGGCACTCCAGCTCTTCGGGGACACCCCCGGCTACCGCGCCACGACCGTAGCGGCCCTCAGCGAGGCGGCGGGCCTGTCCACCCGGCAGTTCTACGAGGAGTTCCGCACCCTCGAGGACGTCCTGGCGGCGCTCCATCTGGAGGTCAACGACTGGGCGACGGCAGCCGTGCTGGAGGCCGTCGCCGGCGGGGACCACCTGCCGCTCGCCGAGCGCGCCGCGGCGATCTTCCGCGCGTACGCGGCGAACGTCACCGCCGACCGGTGCCGGGTGCGCATCACCTTCGTCGAGATCATCGGAGTCAGCCCGCGGCTGGAGGAGCAGCGACTGGCCCGCCGGGCGCACTGGGTGGACCTGGTGTGCGCCGAGGCACAGCGCGCGGTGGCCCGCGGGGAGGCGGCGCCACGCGACTTCCGGCTGGCCGCGACGGCTTTCATCGGCAGCGTCAACGGTCTGCTCCACGACTGGAACGCCGGATGGGTGGACGCGACCCTGGAGGAGGTCGTCGAGGAACTGGTCCGGCAACTGCTGGGGATTCTCCAGCCGCCGGGCTGGACGGCACCGCCCGCCCAGGGTTCCGCCTGA
- a CDS encoding nuclear transport factor 2 family protein yields the protein MGTAARSGFDADALRRGIEGHTAATLLSLYADDAEIRVVDRNSQPSHPTVLHGRDEISAMLDDVYSRDMTHKLEQCVVDGDHVAFSESCEYSDGVRVLSESMLTLRDGKITEQTLIQAWDE from the coding sequence ATGGGCACAGCGGCACGCTCCGGTTTCGACGCCGACGCACTGCGCCGGGGCATCGAAGGACACACTGCGGCGACTCTTCTGTCGCTCTACGCGGACGACGCCGAGATACGCGTCGTGGACCGCAACAGCCAGCCGAGCCACCCCACGGTGCTGCACGGCAGGGACGAGATCAGCGCGATGCTCGACGACGTCTACAGCCGCGACATGACGCACAAGCTGGAACAGTGCGTCGTCGACGGCGATCACGTCGCCTTCAGCGAATCGTGCGAGTACTCCGACGGGGTACGCGTCCTCTCCGAGTCGATGCTGACCCTGCGGGACGGCAAGATCACCGAGCAGACCCTGATCCAGGCGTGGGACGAATAG
- a CDS encoding ABC transporter ATP-binding protein, protein MSTAETETGPPTWRLLLGYVRPHRWTLLAGAVLSLLTGATGLLLPLVARELIDDLSHDRTITGALLIMSGLVITNAAMGGLGSYVLRRTAESVVLGARRALSSYLLRLRITAVDRTEPGDLMSRITSDTTLLREVTTDSLVGLGTGGLTLVATVVMMGLVDPVLLGVTLAVILAAGTVLGVIVPRINRASRQAQDAVGVMGASLERILGALRTVKASGAEHREERTLHAAAEESWRQSVRAAKWSAAAGNTAGLAMQIAFITVLAVGGARVATGAIDVGTLVAFLLYVFYLMSPIQQVVGAITQYQTGAAALARIQEALQLPAEPAALPAPLPADGAAPAAVAFADVRFRYADDLPYVHHGVTFDVPARGMTAFVGPSGAGKTTVFSLIERFYDPESGAVTLDGRDLAEWDLPQLRSAIGYVEQDAPVLSGSLRENLLLGNPAADEDAVARVLRTTRLDGLVAKLPGGLETLVGHRGTRLSGGERQRVAIARALLRRPRLLLLDEATSQLDAVNEAALRDTVADVARTTTVLVVAHRLSTVTMADRIVVMDAGRVRAVGTHQELVAGDPLYAELAATQFLATAA, encoded by the coding sequence GTGAGCACAGCCGAGACGGAGACCGGCCCGCCCACCTGGCGGCTGCTCCTCGGATATGTCCGGCCGCACCGGTGGACCCTGCTGGCGGGTGCCGTGCTCTCGCTCCTGACCGGAGCCACCGGCCTGCTGCTGCCCCTGGTGGCAAGGGAGTTGATCGACGACCTGTCCCACGACCGTACGATCACCGGCGCGTTGCTCATCATGTCGGGGCTCGTCATCACCAACGCGGCGATGGGCGGGCTTGGTTCGTATGTACTGCGGCGCACCGCGGAGTCGGTGGTGCTGGGCGCTCGGCGCGCACTGTCGTCGTATCTGCTGCGGCTGCGCATCACGGCCGTGGACCGTACCGAACCCGGCGATCTGATGTCCCGGATCACCTCGGACACCACCCTGCTGCGCGAGGTCACCACCGACTCGCTGGTGGGCCTGGGCACCGGCGGCCTCACGCTGGTGGCGACCGTGGTGATGATGGGCCTGGTCGACCCGGTGCTGCTGGGCGTCACACTGGCGGTGATCCTGGCCGCGGGCACGGTTCTCGGTGTGATCGTGCCCCGCATCAACCGGGCGAGCCGGCAGGCACAGGACGCGGTCGGTGTGATGGGCGCGTCGCTGGAGCGGATCCTCGGGGCGCTGCGCACGGTGAAGGCGTCCGGGGCCGAGCACCGGGAGGAGCGGACGCTGCACGCGGCGGCCGAGGAGTCGTGGCGGCAGAGTGTGCGGGCCGCCAAGTGGTCGGCCGCGGCGGGCAACACGGCGGGCCTCGCGATGCAGATCGCGTTCATCACGGTGCTCGCGGTGGGCGGGGCACGGGTCGCGACCGGGGCGATCGACGTCGGCACGCTCGTGGCGTTCCTGCTGTACGTCTTCTATCTCATGTCGCCGATCCAGCAGGTCGTGGGGGCGATCACCCAGTACCAGACGGGTGCGGCGGCGCTCGCCCGCATCCAGGAGGCGCTGCAACTTCCTGCCGAACCGGCGGCTCTGCCCGCGCCGCTGCCCGCCGACGGGGCGGCACCGGCGGCCGTCGCCTTCGCGGACGTCCGGTTCCGGTATGCCGACGATCTGCCGTACGTCCATCACGGGGTGACCTTCGATGTGCCGGCGCGCGGGATGACGGCGTTCGTCGGGCCGTCGGGGGCGGGCAAGACGACGGTGTTCTCGCTGATCGAGCGGTTCTACGATCCCGAGTCCGGGGCGGTGACGCTGGACGGGCGGGACCTCGCCGAGTGGGATCTGCCCCAACTCCGTTCCGCGATCGGGTATGTGGAGCAGGACGCGCCCGTGCTGTCGGGGTCGCTGCGGGAGAACCTGCTGCTGGGCAACCCGGCGGCGGACGAGGACGCGGTGGCGCGGGTGCTGAGGACGACGCGTCTCGACGGTCTGGTGGCCAAGCTGCCCGGCGGGTTGGAGACGCTGGTCGGGCACCGGGGGACGCGGCTGTCGGGCGGTGAGCGGCAACGGGTGGCGATCGCCCGTGCGTTGTTGCGGCGGCCCCGGCTGTTGCTGCTGGACGAGGCCACGTCCCAGCTGGACGCGGTGAACGAGGCGGCGTTGCGGGACACGGTGGCCGATGTGGCGCGTACGACCACGGTGTTGGTCGTGGCCCATCGGTTGTCCACGGTGACGATGGCCGACCGGATCGTGGTGATGGATGCCGGGCGGGTGCGGGCCGTGGGGACGCATCAGGAGTTGGTCGCCGGGGATCCGCTGTACGCGGAGCTGGCGGCGACGCAGTTCCTCGCCACCGCGGCGTGA
- a CDS encoding MBL fold metallo-hydrolase, with translation MAARIERLVTSGQFSLDGGTWDVDNNVWIVGDDHEAIVIDAAHDADAIAEAVGDRRLTAIICTHAHNDHIDAAPALADRTGATIWLHPDDLPLWKQTHPDRDPDAHLRDGQVIEAAGADLRVLHTPGHAPGAVCLYDPGLATVFTGDTLFQGGPGATGRSWSHFPTIIDSIRDRLLALPPETKVLTGHGDPTTIGAEAPNLQEWIARGH, from the coding sequence ATGGCCGCCCGCATCGAACGCCTCGTCACCTCCGGGCAGTTCAGCCTCGACGGCGGCACCTGGGACGTCGACAACAACGTCTGGATCGTGGGCGACGACCATGAGGCGATTGTCATCGACGCCGCGCACGACGCCGACGCCATCGCCGAGGCAGTCGGCGACCGCAGGCTCACCGCGATCATCTGCACCCACGCCCACAACGACCACATCGACGCCGCGCCCGCCCTCGCGGACCGTACCGGCGCGACGATCTGGCTGCACCCCGACGACCTGCCGCTGTGGAAGCAGACCCACCCCGACCGCGACCCCGACGCGCACCTGCGTGACGGTCAGGTCATCGAGGCGGCGGGCGCCGACCTGAGGGTGCTGCACACCCCCGGCCACGCCCCGGGCGCCGTCTGCCTCTACGACCCGGGCCTCGCCACCGTCTTCACCGGCGACACCCTGTTCCAGGGCGGCCCCGGCGCCACCGGCCGCTCCTGGTCCCACTTCCCGACGATCATCGACTCGATCCGCGACCGGCTGCTGGCCCTGCCGCCCGAGACGAAGGTCCTCACCGGCCACGGAGACCCCACCACCATCGGCGCGGAAGCCCCGAACCTGCAGGAGTGGATCGCCCGCGGCCACTGA
- a CDS encoding S-(hydroxymethyl)mycothiol dehydrogenase has protein sequence MAQEVRGVIAPGKDEPVRVETIVVPDPGPGEAVVQVQACGVCHTDLHYKQGGINDDFPFLLGHEAAGVVESVGAGVTDVAPGDFVILNWRAVCGNCRACLRGRPWYCFDTHNAKQRMTLASTGQELSPALGIGAFAEKTLVAAGQCTKVDPSVSAAVAGLLGCGVMAGIGAAINTGNVGRGDTVAVIGCGGVGDAAIAGSNLAGAAKIIAVDIDDRKLEKARTMGATHTVNSKDTDAVEAIRELTGGFGADVVIEAVGRPETYKQAFYARDLAGTVVLVGVPTPEMKLELPLLDVFGRGGSLKSSWYGDCLPSRDFPMLIDLHLQGRLDLEAFVTETIQLDEVEKAFERMHDGDVLRSVVVL, from the coding sequence ATGGCGCAGGAGGTACGCGGGGTGATCGCACCCGGCAAGGACGAGCCGGTGCGGGTGGAGACGATCGTGGTGCCGGACCCGGGTCCGGGAGAGGCTGTCGTACAGGTGCAGGCCTGCGGGGTCTGTCACACCGATCTGCACTACAAGCAGGGCGGGATCAACGACGACTTCCCCTTCCTGCTCGGCCACGAGGCGGCCGGTGTCGTGGAGTCCGTCGGGGCGGGCGTCACCGATGTCGCGCCCGGCGACTTCGTGATCCTCAACTGGCGTGCGGTGTGCGGGAACTGCAGGGCCTGTCTGCGCGGGCGGCCCTGGTACTGCTTCGACACCCACAACGCCAAGCAGCGGATGACCCTCGCCTCGACCGGCCAGGAGCTCTCGCCCGCCCTGGGCATCGGCGCCTTCGCCGAGAAGACGCTGGTCGCCGCCGGACAGTGCACCAAGGTCGACCCCTCGGTCTCGGCGGCCGTGGCGGGGCTGCTGGGCTGCGGGGTGATGGCCGGCATCGGCGCCGCGATCAACACCGGGAACGTCGGCCGGGGCGACACCGTCGCCGTCATCGGCTGCGGTGGCGTCGGCGACGCGGCGATCGCAGGATCGAACCTCGCGGGCGCGGCGAAGATCATCGCCGTGGACATCGACGACCGCAAGCTGGAGAAGGCCCGCACGATGGGCGCCACCCACACCGTGAACTCCAAGGACACGGACGCGGTCGAGGCGATCCGCGAGCTGACCGGCGGCTTCGGCGCCGACGTCGTCATCGAGGCGGTCGGCCGCCCCGAGACGTACAAGCAGGCCTTCTACGCCCGCGACCTCGCCGGCACCGTCGTCCTGGTCGGCGTCCCCACCCCGGAGATGAAGCTCGAACTGCCGCTGCTGGACGTCTTCGGCCGCGGCGGCTCGCTCAAGTCGTCCTGGTACGGCGACTGCCTGCCCTCCCGCGACTTCCCGATGCTGATCGACCTGCACCTGCAAGGCCGCCTGGACCTGGAGGCGTTCGTGACCGAGACCATCCAACTCGACGAGGTGGAGAAGGCGTTCGAGCGCATGCACGACGGCGACGTCCTGCGTTCGGTGGTGGTGCTCTGA
- a CDS encoding SDR family oxidoreductase, which produces MSQPLEGKVALVAGATRGAGRGIAVELGAAGATVYVTGRSTRARRSEYDRPETVEDTADLVTAAGGHGVAVPTDHLDPAQVRALVDRVSDEQGRLDVLVNDIWGGENLFEWDSPVWQHDLDKGLRLLRLAVETHAITSHHALPLLLRRPGGLVVEMTDGTDAYNRVNYRNSFFYDLAKTSVLRMAFSLGHELGPRGATAVALTPGWLRSEMMLDAFGVREDNWHDALDRVPHFAISETPRYVGRAVAALAADPDVARRNGESLDSGSLARTYGFTDLDGSRPDAWRYLVEVQDAGKPADATGYR; this is translated from the coding sequence ATGTCACAGCCGCTGGAGGGCAAGGTCGCGCTGGTCGCCGGAGCGACACGGGGGGCCGGGCGCGGGATCGCCGTGGAGCTGGGGGCGGCGGGTGCCACCGTGTACGTCACCGGACGCAGCACACGGGCCCGCCGTTCCGAGTACGACCGCCCCGAGACCGTCGAGGACACCGCCGACCTCGTCACCGCGGCCGGCGGCCACGGCGTCGCCGTCCCCACCGACCATCTGGACCCGGCGCAGGTCCGCGCACTCGTCGACCGCGTCAGCGACGAGCAGGGCCGCCTCGACGTCCTCGTCAACGACATCTGGGGCGGCGAGAACCTCTTCGAGTGGGACAGCCCGGTGTGGCAGCACGACCTCGACAAGGGACTCAGGCTGCTCAGGCTCGCGGTCGAGACCCACGCGATCACCAGCCACCACGCCCTGCCCCTGCTGCTGCGCCGGCCCGGCGGCCTGGTCGTCGAGATGACCGACGGAACCGACGCCTACAACCGCGTGAACTACCGCAACTCCTTCTTCTACGACCTCGCCAAGACGTCCGTCCTGCGCATGGCCTTCTCCCTCGGCCACGAACTCGGCCCGCGCGGCGCGACCGCCGTCGCGCTCACCCCGGGCTGGCTGCGCTCGGAGATGATGCTCGACGCCTTCGGGGTGCGCGAGGACAACTGGCACGACGCCCTCGACCGCGTCCCCCACTTCGCCATCTCGGAGACCCCGCGCTACGTGGGCCGCGCCGTGGCCGCGCTCGCCGCCGACCCCGACGTGGCCCGCCGGAACGGCGAGTCCCTCGACAGCGGCTCGCTGGCGCGCACGTACGGCTTCACGGACCTCGACGGCAGCCGCCCCGACGCCTGGCGCTATCTGGTGGAGGTCCAGGACGCGGGCAAACCGGCGGACGCGACCGGTTACCGCTGA
- a CDS encoding bifunctional 5,10-methylenetetrahydrofolate dehydrogenase/5,10-methenyltetrahydrofolate cyclohydrolase, with translation MSQARLMDGTAPARRIGEDTAERAADLTGRTGQAPCLATVLVGEDPASVTYVRMKRNRCRKAGIESRHVELPSTTTTEELVGTLRGLSDDPTVHGILLQHPMGAHIDERAAFEAIAPEKDVDGVTFASFATMSFGLPGFVSCTPGGIMRLLDEYGVDPAGKRAVVVGRSAILGKPVGMLLLARDATVTYCHSRTTDLSAAVREADIVVAAVGRPRLIRGQDIKPGAVVIDAGYNAGNVGDVDFDSAVERASLITPVPGGVGPMTIATLLEQTVEAAARQLGAR, from the coding sequence ATGTCTCAGGCACGGCTCATGGACGGCACCGCGCCGGCCCGACGTATCGGCGAGGACACCGCCGAGCGGGCGGCGGACCTCACCGGACGCACAGGACAGGCCCCCTGCCTGGCCACGGTACTGGTCGGCGAGGATCCCGCGTCCGTCACCTACGTGCGCATGAAGCGCAACCGCTGCCGCAAGGCCGGCATCGAATCCCGGCACGTGGAGCTGCCGTCGACCACCACCACCGAGGAACTCGTCGGCACCCTGCGTGGCCTCTCGGACGATCCCACGGTGCACGGCATCCTCCTCCAGCACCCGATGGGCGCGCACATCGACGAGCGGGCGGCGTTCGAGGCGATCGCGCCGGAGAAGGACGTCGACGGCGTCACCTTCGCCTCCTTCGCGACGATGAGCTTCGGCCTTCCGGGCTTCGTGTCGTGCACGCCCGGCGGGATCATGCGGCTGCTCGACGAGTACGGCGTCGACCCGGCCGGCAAGCGCGCCGTGGTCGTGGGCCGCAGCGCGATCCTCGGCAAGCCGGTCGGCATGCTGCTGCTCGCCCGGGACGCCACGGTGACCTACTGCCACTCCCGAACGACGGACCTGTCGGCGGCCGTACGGGAAGCGGACATCGTGGTCGCCGCGGTGGGCCGGCCCCGGCTGATCCGGGGCCAGGACATCAAGCCCGGCGCGGTCGTGATCGACGCCGGCTACAACGCGGGCAACGTCGGCGACGTCGACTTCGACTCCGCGGTGGAGCGGGCCTCGCTGATCACTCCGGTGCCGGGCGGTGTGGGCCCGATGACCATCGCCACCCTGCTGGAGCAGACGGTGGAGGCCGCGGCCCGGCAGCTCGGGGCCAGGTGA
- a CDS encoding L,D-transpeptidase family protein, producing MGDIRRRGAIALGITGLVAPLTLVLGAAPAQAASCTAQAGPYQKQVEKFLGRPVDGRQSTADCKAIKAFQTKHGITPNAGYAGSVTWGVMDLMNKQKAVGSNPNRAGTCPVNKGRIACVNLTLQLSWIQDGSRLVYGPVPVRTGRDGYETRTGLKKIYWRDKNHVSSIYNVPMPYSQFFDGGQAFHSVNLSMWNPPGSHGCTNMTPKDAKKYWSLLKTGDDVFVYGRKPGT from the coding sequence ATGGGGGACATACGCAGACGGGGTGCAATCGCACTCGGGATCACCGGACTCGTCGCACCGCTGACACTCGTGCTGGGCGCCGCGCCCGCACAGGCGGCGAGCTGCACCGCGCAGGCGGGGCCGTACCAGAAGCAGGTGGAGAAGTTCCTCGGCCGTCCGGTCGACGGCAGGCAGTCCACCGCCGACTGCAAGGCGATCAAGGCGTTCCAGACCAAGCACGGCATCACGCCGAACGCCGGTTACGCGGGTTCCGTCACGTGGGGCGTGATGGACCTCATGAACAAGCAGAAGGCCGTCGGCAGCAACCCCAACAGGGCCGGCACGTGCCCGGTGAACAAGGGCCGCATCGCCTGCGTGAACCTCACCCTCCAGCTGAGCTGGATCCAGGACGGCAGCAGGCTCGTCTACGGCCCCGTCCCGGTCCGCACCGGCCGCGACGGCTACGAGACCCGCACCGGCCTGAAGAAGATCTACTGGCGCGACAAGAACCACGTCTCGTCGATCTACAACGTGCCCATGCCGTACAGCCAGTTCTTCGACGGCGGCCAGGCCTTCCACTCGGTGAACCTCAGCATGTGGAACCCGCCCGGCTCCCACGGCTGCACCAACATGACCCCCAAGGACGCCAAGAAGTACTGGTCCCTGCTGAAGACGGGCGACGACGTCTTCGTGTACGGCCGCAAGCCGGGCACCTGA
- a CDS encoding YncE family protein codes for MPALRPRHLCAMAAAVVLTLTAPATSASAADAAALREVLFVGNNWDGTADVLKSSGDLAKIGRINVIPDKDARMAEINADPIKWIYFMAIRNSVGEGHDQFTDDMYSTPDGKSMVVSRPSFADVVSIDLATGKINWRFRVSGYRADHMAVSPDGLRVAVSASTANTVHVLNINTGQQLGSFATGDKPHENIFTKDGKYIWNMAIGDVNTDSDAPWQDFTKGDRHITVVDATTYKQVKIIDMRDKLDAIGLKDYSDAVRPAVFSPDDSKLYFQVSFFNGFFEYDVATDKITRTKVLPKNPATSDDRTTMVNDSRHHGLSMSPDGSKLCVAGTMDDYATVVNRTTLQEGPLVPASKPYWATVSGDGKSCVVSESGADQVTAIDFATGQKTVSVAVGDHPQRVRLGHVAADWTSPAS; via the coding sequence ATGCCCGCTCTTCGACCCAGACACCTGTGCGCCATGGCCGCCGCAGTCGTCCTGACCCTCACCGCCCCCGCGACCTCCGCGAGCGCCGCGGACGCCGCCGCCCTCCGCGAAGTGCTGTTCGTGGGCAACAACTGGGACGGCACGGCCGACGTCCTGAAGTCCTCCGGCGACCTGGCCAAGATCGGCCGGATCAACGTGATCCCCGACAAGGACGCCCGGATGGCGGAGATCAACGCCGATCCGATCAAGTGGATCTACTTCATGGCGATCCGCAACAGCGTCGGCGAGGGCCACGACCAGTTCACCGACGACATGTACTCCACACCGGACGGCAAGTCGATGGTCGTCTCCCGGCCGAGCTTCGCGGACGTGGTGTCGATCGACCTGGCCACCGGGAAGATCAACTGGCGTTTCCGGGTGTCGGGTTACCGCGCGGACCACATGGCCGTCTCCCCCGACGGGCTCCGGGTCGCGGTGTCTGCCTCGACCGCGAACACCGTGCACGTGCTCAACATCAACACCGGCCAGCAGCTCGGTTCGTTCGCCACCGGCGACAAGCCGCACGAGAACATCTTCACCAAGGACGGCAAGTACATCTGGAACATGGCGATCGGTGACGTCAACACCGACTCCGACGCCCCGTGGCAGGACTTCACCAAGGGTGACCGGCACATCACGGTCGTCGATGCCACGACGTACAAGCAGGTCAAGATCATCGACATGCGGGACAAGCTGGACGCGATCGGCCTCAAGGACTACTCGGACGCGGTCCGCCCCGCGGTCTTCTCGCCCGACGACTCCAAGCTGTACTTCCAGGTGTCGTTCTTCAACGGCTTCTTCGAGTACGACGTCGCCACCGACAAGATCACCCGGACCAAGGTCCTGCCGAAGAACCCGGCGACCAGCGACGACCGCACCACCATGGTCAACGACTCGCGTCACCACGGCCTTTCGATGAGCCCGGACGGCAGCAAGCTGTGTGTCGCGGGCACGATGGACGACTACGCGACCGTGGTCAACCGCACGACCCTCCAGGAGGGCCCGCTCGTGCCGGCCTCGAAGCCGTACTGGGCCACCGTCAGCGGCGACGGCAAGAGCTGTGTCGTGTCCGAGAGCGGCGCCGACCAGGTCACCGCGATCGACTTCGCGACCGGGCAGAAGACGGTGTCCGTGGCGGTGGGCGACCATCCCCAGCGGGTGCGCCTGGGACATGTGGCCGCGGACTGGACGAGCCCCGCCTCATAG